A single region of the Pontimicrobium sp. SW4 genome encodes:
- a CDS encoding GIY-YIG nuclease family protein codes for MRKNVHQYYLYLLSNKYNGTLYIGVTNDLERRTFEHKNKLIEGFTKNYGLNRLVYFETYQNINDAIKREKNMKKWKREWKIKLIEEDNPNWSDLSKDWVCLKN; via the coding sequence ATGCGCAAAAATGTTCATCAATATTACTTGTATCTACTATCTAATAAGTACAATGGCACCTTATATATTGGCGTAACTAATGATTTAGAGCGCAGAACGTTTGAGCATAAAAACAAACTCATTGAAGGTTTTACCAAAAACTACGGCTTAAATCGTTTAGTCTATTTTGAAACATATCAAAACATTAACGATGCAATAAAAAGAGAGAAAAACATGAAGAAATGGAAACGAGAATGGAAAATAAAGTTAATTGAAGAGGACAACCCTAATTGGAGTGATTTGTCTAAAGATTGGGTTTGCTTAAAGAATTAA
- a CDS encoding DEAD/DEAH box helicase, with protein MTFQELNLTTPLHNAIADLGFEKPTPIQEQSFNVIGSGKDVVGIAQTGTGKTFAYGLPILKNLPFAKQDNPRVLVLVPTRELVVQVVEEFEKIAKYVNVRILGVYGGTNINTQKQAVAEGLDILIATPGRLYDLAVSRTLQLKSIQKLVIDEVDVMLDLGFRHQLLNIFDILPERRQNIMFSATMTQDVDELITDFFINPHRISIAVSGTPLENIKQERYNVPNFYSKVNLVNHLLEDRDTYSKVLIFVAYKRMADRLFDQLEESYYGESCVIHSNKTQNYRLRSISQFEQGENRILIATDVMARGLDIDSISHVINFDTPEYPENYMHRIGRTGRAEKEGHALVFSTEKEQDAIENIEELMQMTIPVLELPEAVEISKELIEEERPQLKERYNPLNRNKDDDAPGPAFHEKSAKNSKENLGGSYKFKIAKKYKKPKTRGDKNYNKRNKK; from the coding sequence GTGACATTTCAAGAGCTAAATCTTACTACTCCTTTACATAATGCTATTGCTGATCTTGGTTTTGAAAAACCAACACCTATACAAGAACAATCGTTTAATGTGATTGGCTCAGGTAAAGATGTAGTTGGTATTGCACAAACTGGTACTGGAAAAACCTTTGCTTATGGTTTACCAATTTTAAAGAACTTACCTTTCGCAAAACAAGATAATCCAAGAGTTTTAGTATTAGTACCAACTCGTGAATTGGTTGTTCAAGTAGTAGAAGAGTTTGAAAAGATTGCTAAATATGTTAATGTTCGTATTTTAGGTGTGTATGGAGGCACAAATATTAACACACAAAAGCAAGCAGTAGCAGAAGGCTTGGATATATTAATAGCTACTCCTGGACGCCTATATGATTTGGCAGTTAGCAGAACACTACAATTAAAATCGATACAGAAGTTAGTGATTGATGAAGTGGATGTAATGCTAGACCTTGGTTTTAGACATCAATTATTAAATATTTTTGATATTCTTCCTGAGCGTAGACAAAACATTATGTTCTCGGCTACCATGACTCAAGACGTGGATGAGCTAATAACTGATTTTTTTATTAATCCACATCGTATTTCTATTGCAGTATCTGGAACACCACTTGAAAACATTAAGCAAGAACGATACAACGTGCCAAATTTTTACTCCAAAGTTAATTTGGTAAATCATTTACTTGAAGATAGAGACACATATAGTAAAGTATTGATATTTGTTGCATATAAGCGTATGGCAGATCGTTTATTTGATCAACTTGAAGAATCGTATTATGGTGAATCTTGTGTCATACACTCTAATAAAACTCAAAATTATAGATTACGTAGTATTTCACAATTTGAACAAGGTGAAAATAGAATTTTAATAGCTACAGATGTGATGGCTCGTGGTTTAGATATCGATAGTATTTCTCACGTTATTAATTTTGATACTCCTGAATATCCCGAAAACTATATGCATCGTATTGGTAGAACTGGTCGTGCTGAAAAAGAAGGACATGCCCTTGTATTTAGTACCGAAAAAGAGCAAGATGCTATAGAAAACATTGAAGAACTCATGCAAATGACGATTCCTGTTTTAGAATTACCTGAAGCTGTTGAAATTTCTAAAGAGCTTATTGAAGAAGAACGTCCACAACTAAAAGAACGTTACAATCCTTTAAATCGTAATAAAGACGATGATGCTCCTGGTCCAGCATTTCATGAGAAATCTGCAAAAAATTCAAAAGAAAATCTAGGTGGTTCTTATAAGTTTAAAATTGCTAAAAAATACAAGAAACCTAAAACTAGAGGTGATAAGAATTACAATAAACGGAATAAGAAATAA
- the pabB gene encoding aminodeoxychorismate synthase component I, whose amino-acid sequence MRKHKSVLIKDISSFKEKLLLWSQQFDDVVWLDSNNYHELNTEYDAVLAVDAMTSLQSDYHQAFDKLQEYQNKTNDWIFGYLSYDLKNDIEHLASNNFDGLEFPELYFFQPKKLFLIKGNRLNVYYLNMIAEEFNEDLKTINAQKFDTEAHENGVKIHLRIHKDEYFNKVNELLSHIHRGDIYEANFCQEFYAEDTEINPVETYKKLNSISRPPFATFLKVYDKFLLSASPERYIKKKHDYVMSQPIKGTSKRSKNIEEDSLLIEQLTNDEKERSENIMIVDLVRNDLSKTAIKGSVQVEELCKVYTFDQVHQMISTVSSKLREGISPVDVLKTTFPMGSMTGAPKISAMKIIEELEETKRGLYSGAVGYFTPDGDFDFNVIIRSILYNATKQYVSYSVGGAITAKSDPLKEYEECLVKAKAMREVLEH is encoded by the coding sequence TTGCGTAAACATAAGTCGGTTTTAATTAAGGATATTTCTAGTTTCAAGGAGAAACTCTTATTATGGAGTCAGCAGTTTGATGATGTGGTTTGGTTAGATTCTAATAATTACCATGAGTTAAACACCGAATACGATGCTGTATTAGCTGTAGATGCAATGACGAGTTTGCAATCAGACTACCATCAGGCTTTTGATAAGTTGCAAGAGTATCAAAACAAGACTAATGATTGGATTTTTGGTTATCTATCGTACGATTTAAAAAATGATATTGAACATTTAGCCTCTAATAATTTTGATGGGCTTGAGTTTCCGGAATTGTATTTCTTTCAGCCTAAGAAATTATTTCTAATTAAAGGAAATAGACTCAATGTGTATTATTTAAATATGATAGCTGAAGAATTTAACGAGGATTTGAAAACAATAAATGCTCAGAAATTTGATACTGAAGCTCATGAAAATGGTGTGAAAATTCATTTGCGAATTCATAAAGATGAGTACTTTAATAAAGTAAATGAGCTTCTTAGCCATATTCATAGAGGTGATATTTATGAAGCTAATTTTTGTCAAGAGTTTTATGCCGAAGACACCGAAATCAATCCAGTTGAAACATATAAAAAGCTTAACAGTATTTCGAGACCACCTTTTGCGACGTTTTTAAAAGTGTACGATAAGTTTTTGTTGTCTGCATCACCAGAGCGCTATATTAAGAAAAAGCATGATTATGTGATGTCTCAGCCAATCAAAGGAACGTCTAAGCGCTCTAAAAATATTGAAGAAGATAGTTTACTTATAGAGCAATTAACAAATGATGAAAAGGAACGTAGTGAGAATATCATGATAGTAGACTTAGTGAGAAATGACTTGTCTAAAACTGCTATAAAGGGTAGCGTACAAGTTGAAGAATTATGTAAAGTATACACCTTCGACCAAGTGCATCAAATGATTTCTACGGTATCTTCAAAATTAAGAGAAGGAATTTCTCCTGTAGACGTTTTAAAAACAACATTCCCAATGGGAAGTATGACAGGAGCGCCTAAAATTTCAGCAATGAAAATTATAGAAGAGCTTGAAGAAACTAAAAGAGGCTTATACTCAGGAGCTGTGGGTTACTTTACTCCAGATGGTGATTTTGATTTTAACGTGATTATTAGAAGCATTTTGTACAATGCCACAAAGCAATACGTATCCTATTCGGTTGGAGGAGCGATTACGGCAAAAAGTGACCCATTAAAAGAATATGAGGAATGCTTAGTGAAAGCAAAAGCGATGCGAGAGGTTTTAGAGCATTAA
- the tilS gene encoding tRNA lysidine(34) synthetase TilS, whose product MLKKFQSHINEQLYFIKNAKLLIAISGGVDSVVLAYVCKKMGLNISLAHCNFNLRDAESDADEDFVLQLAEDWELEVFIENFDTKKFATDEKISMQMAARTLRYYWFEELKAQLKFDYILTAHHADDNFETFLINLSRGTGLDGLLGIPQVNGVIVRPLLPFTRDDVEKFAKAYKLQWREDSSNSSTKYLRNKLRHDVIPILKGINPQLLQNFEKTQQYLNDVKSIVNDKVDEVAQNIVSKAKNNGVVFNINEIQQLNNPKAYLYELLNGYGFTQWQDILELLIAQSGKQVFSNTHRLLKDREYLILSEITDLPNESIKITDSQSVVLTPFGKLSISKVSNKEEAQKNIAYFDLSSLSFPLTLRKWEQGDAFYPLGMAGKKKVSKYFKDEKFSLLDKENAWLLCSGDDIIWIVGHRTDNRFKVTDNTTQILKITIQ is encoded by the coding sequence ATGCTAAAAAAATTCCAAAGCCATATAAACGAACAGCTTTATTTTATAAAGAATGCTAAGTTGCTTATTGCAATTTCTGGAGGAGTGGATAGTGTGGTTTTAGCATATGTATGTAAGAAAATGGGTTTGAATATTTCTTTAGCTCATTGTAATTTTAACCTTAGAGATGCTGAAAGTGATGCAGATGAAGATTTTGTGTTGCAGTTAGCTGAAGATTGGGAATTAGAAGTGTTTATTGAAAATTTTGACACAAAAAAATTTGCTACTGATGAGAAAATAAGTATGCAAATGGCTGCCAGAACATTGCGATATTACTGGTTTGAAGAACTAAAAGCACAATTAAAATTCGACTATATTTTAACAGCGCATCATGCTGATGATAATTTTGAAACCTTCTTGATTAATTTATCCAGAGGTACTGGTTTGGATGGTTTGTTGGGGATTCCTCAGGTTAATGGTGTTATTGTGAGACCTTTGTTACCATTTACTAGAGACGATGTAGAAAAATTTGCTAAAGCGTATAAACTGCAATGGAGAGAGGATAGTAGCAATTCATCAACCAAATATTTGCGAAATAAATTGCGTCATGATGTGATTCCTATTTTAAAAGGAATCAATCCGCAGCTATTACAAAACTTCGAGAAGACACAGCAATACTTAAATGATGTCAAATCAATCGTTAATGACAAAGTGGATGAGGTTGCACAAAATATTGTAAGTAAGGCCAAGAACAATGGTGTGGTTTTTAATATCAATGAAATACAACAATTAAATAATCCTAAAGCCTATTTGTATGAATTATTAAATGGCTATGGCTTTACACAATGGCAAGACATACTGGAATTGTTAATTGCGCAATCTGGAAAACAAGTGTTTTCAAACACGCATCGCTTATTGAAAGACAGGGAGTATTTAATATTATCTGAAATTACCGATTTACCTAACGAATCAATTAAAATCACCGATTCTCAAAGCGTTGTTTTAACACCTTTCGGGAAGTTGTCAATTTCTAAAGTATCTAATAAAGAAGAAGCTCAAAAAAATATAGCTTATTTCGATTTGTCTAGCTTAAGCTTTCCTTTAACTCTCAGGAAATGGGAGCAAGGTGATGCTTTTTATCCTTTAGGAATGGCAGGAAAAAAGAAGGTGAGCAAATACTTTAAAGACGAAAAATTTTCTTTATTAGATAAGGAAAATGCATGGTTACTATGTTCAGGTGATGATATTATTTGGATTGTTGGTCATAGAACAGACAACAGATTTAAAGTCACAGACAATACTACGCAAATATTAAAAATAACCATACAATAA
- a CDS encoding alpha/beta fold hydrolase has translation MPIIESAYKPPFLFRNGFVSTVYSGLARRVNGLIQERERITLSDNDFLDLDWSYSNTETNKVIIVLHGLEGNAQRPYMMGTAKLFNENGVDAVCVNFRGCSGEPNLKYRSYHSGATEDLVDIVNHLLNKKHYSEIYFHGISLGANMVLKYIGERNNVPTQIKGVVTVSVPCDLHGSCKELHTFKNTLYHDRFKKHLVDRLKIKQKQYPDILSVKEITSIKTLIDFDDVYTSKAHGFKDALDYYTQCSSLQFLPNIKIPTLIINALNDSFLSPECYPVKEAKANSCLHLEMPNHGGHVGFIQLKSYYYNEKRALEFFGINKD, from the coding sequence ATGCCAATAATAGAATCGGCGTATAAGCCTCCTTTTTTATTTAGAAATGGTTTTGTTTCTACAGTGTATTCAGGACTGGCTAGAAGAGTAAATGGTTTAATTCAAGAACGAGAGCGTATTACGCTTAGTGATAATGATTTTTTAGACTTAGATTGGAGTTATTCTAATACAGAAACTAATAAAGTAATTATTGTTTTACATGGTTTAGAAGGGAACGCTCAAAGGCCTTATATGATGGGAACAGCTAAGCTATTTAACGAGAATGGAGTAGATGCAGTTTGTGTAAATTTTCGTGGTTGTAGTGGCGAGCCAAATTTAAAATATCGTAGTTATCACTCTGGTGCCACTGAAGATTTAGTTGATATTGTTAACCATTTACTTAATAAAAAGCACTACTCCGAAATATATTTTCATGGTATTAGTTTAGGAGCTAATATGGTGTTGAAGTATATTGGTGAGCGTAACAATGTGCCAACTCAAATTAAAGGTGTTGTTACAGTTTCTGTACCATGTGATTTACATGGATCGTGTAAAGAATTACATACTTTTAAGAATACCTTATACCATGACAGATTTAAAAAACATTTGGTAGATAGGTTAAAGATAAAACAAAAGCAATATCCTGATATATTGAGTGTTAAAGAGATTACATCGATTAAAACTTTAATAGATTTTGATGACGTTTATACATCTAAAGCTCATGGGTTTAAGGATGCGCTAGACTATTATACGCAGTGCAGTAGTTTACAATTTCTACCAAATATTAAAATACCTACATTAATTATAAATGCATTGAATGATTCTTTTTTATCTCCTGAATGCTATCCAGTAAAAGAAGCAAAAGCAAATAGTTGTTTACATTTAGAAATGCCAAATCATGGAGGTCATGTTGGTTTTATTCAGTTAAAGAGCTATTACTACAATGAAAAAAGAGCACTTGAGTTTTTTGGGATAAATAAAGACTAA
- a CDS encoding YifB family Mg chelatase-like AAA ATPase produces the protein MLKKVFASAVFGVEASTITVEVNVDKGIGYHLVGLPDNAIKESNYRIAAALQNNDYKIPGKKITINMAPADLRKEGSAYDLTLAIGILAASSQINAESLEDFLIMGELSLDGSLQPIKGALPIAVKAREEGFKGFILPSQNAKEAAIVDNLKVYGVDNIKQVINFFDKGEALEQTIIDTRAEFAKNLNFPEFDFSDVKGQESIKRCMEIAAAGGHNIILIGPPGAGKTMLAKRLPSILPPMTLHEALETTKIHSVVGRVKEHAGLMAQRPFRSPHHTISNVALVGGGSYPQPGEISLSHNGVLFLDELPEFKREVLEVMRQPLEDREVTISRAKFTVTYPSSFMLVASMNPSPGGYFNDPDAPVTSSPAEMQRYLSKISGPLLDRIDIHIEVTPVPFEKLSEERKSESSVDIRKRVTAAREIQTQRFKDSEKVHYNAQMNTKQIRKHCKLDDASMELLKVAMERLNLSARAYDRILKVARTIADLEGVEKINGNHISEAIQYRSLDREGWLG, from the coding sequence ATGCTTAAAAAAGTATTTGCGAGTGCTGTTTTTGGAGTGGAAGCCTCTACAATTACCGTAGAAGTTAATGTAGATAAAGGCATAGGGTATCATTTAGTTGGATTACCAGATAATGCTATAAAAGAAAGTAATTATCGTATTGCTGCAGCCTTACAGAATAACGACTATAAAATTCCCGGAAAGAAAATTACCATTAACATGGCACCAGCCGATTTACGTAAAGAGGGTTCTGCATACGATTTAACCTTGGCTATTGGTATTCTTGCGGCTTCCAGCCAGATAAATGCAGAAAGCTTAGAAGATTTCCTAATAATGGGTGAGCTGTCATTAGATGGAAGTTTACAGCCTATAAAAGGCGCTTTGCCAATCGCTGTTAAGGCAAGGGAAGAAGGTTTTAAAGGATTTATATTGCCAAGTCAAAATGCTAAAGAGGCAGCGATTGTAGACAATCTAAAAGTCTATGGTGTTGATAATATCAAGCAAGTCATTAATTTCTTTGATAAAGGAGAAGCACTGGAACAAACAATTATAGATACGCGAGCAGAATTCGCCAAAAACCTAAACTTTCCAGAATTTGATTTTTCGGATGTAAAAGGACAAGAAAGCATTAAGCGTTGTATGGAAATTGCAGCAGCTGGTGGACATAACATAATTTTAATTGGACCACCAGGAGCAGGAAAAACCATGTTGGCAAAACGATTGCCGTCTATTTTACCTCCAATGACTTTACATGAAGCTTTAGAAACAACTAAAATTCATTCGGTGGTTGGTCGTGTTAAAGAACATGCAGGACTTATGGCGCAACGACCTTTTAGGAGTCCACATCATACAATTTCAAATGTCGCTTTGGTTGGAGGAGGTAGTTATCCACAACCAGGAGAAATCTCATTATCACATAACGGCGTGTTGTTTTTAGATGAATTGCCCGAATTTAAGCGTGAGGTTTTAGAAGTAATGCGACAGCCTTTAGAGGATAGGGAAGTGACAATTTCTAGAGCAAAATTCACGGTTACTTATCCAAGTAGTTTTATGTTGGTGGCTAGTATGAATCCTAGTCCTGGAGGATATTTTAATGACCCAGATGCGCCTGTGACAAGTTCACCAGCAGAAATGCAACGTTATTTAAGTAAGATTTCTGGACCCTTATTGGATAGAATAGATATTCATATAGAAGTCACGCCTGTTCCTTTTGAAAAGCTCTCTGAAGAACGTAAAAGTGAATCATCAGTAGATATTAGAAAACGTGTGACTGCAGCTAGAGAGATTCAAACGCAACGTTTTAAAGATTCAGAGAAAGTTCATTACAATGCACAAATGAATACCAAGCAAATTAGAAAGCACTGCAAGTTAGATGATGCGTCTATGGAATTGCTAAAAGTAGCTATGGAGCGCTTAAATTTATCTGCAAGAGCATATGATAGAATATTAAAGGTAGCTCGTACCATAGCTGATTTAGAAGGTGTAGAAAAGATTAATGGGAATCATATTAGTGAAGCTATTCAATACCGAAGTTTAGATAGAGAAGGTTGGTTGGGGTAA
- a CDS encoding sigma-70 family RNA polymerase sigma factor, which translates to MDKELRILIQKCVEHDREGQRELYTLLSPVLYGICLKYMKSKPEADDVFQDAFIILFQKINQYKFNGSFEGWTKRIFVNKAIEVLRKKQDRLYVPIEDSNLSSHFDDETNEFDLVLSQDKLLKHIQQLPDNYRMIFNLYVFEGYNHKAIASKLKMATGTSKSLLSRAKSMLRTKIYEELNKKVS; encoded by the coding sequence TTGGATAAAGAGCTACGAATACTCATACAAAAATGTGTTGAGCATGATAGGGAAGGGCAGCGTGAATTATATACGCTGCTTTCTCCTGTATTGTATGGTATTTGTCTAAAATATATGAAGAGTAAACCTGAAGCTGATGATGTCTTTCAAGATGCCTTTATTATTCTATTTCAAAAAATTAATCAATATAAATTCAATGGAAGTTTTGAAGGATGGACAAAGCGAATTTTCGTTAATAAAGCCATAGAAGTTTTACGAAAGAAACAAGATCGACTATATGTTCCGATTGAAGATTCTAATCTGAGCAGTCATTTTGATGATGAAACGAATGAGTTTGACCTTGTTTTATCTCAAGATAAGTTATTAAAGCATATACAGCAATTACCGGATAATTATAGGATGATATTCAACTTGTATGTTTTTGAAGGTTATAATCATAAAGCTATAGCTAGTAAGTTAAAAATGGCAACTGGAACTTCAAAATCATTATTAAGTAGGGCAAAAAGTATGTTGAGGACAAAAATTTATGAGGAATTAAACAAAAAAGTGTCATGA
- a CDS encoding pitrilysin family protein codes for MINLKRIALMAVTSFGLLAFVACNSDKTSGDKLAIEFEKYTLDNGLQVVLHHDKSDPIVSVAIQYGVGSNREKTGRTGFAHLFEHMLFQESENVPQDQFFKKIQDAGGTLNGGTWKDGTIYYEVVPNNALEMVMWLESDRMGYLINTVTEAAFYNQQEVVQNEKRQRVDNNPYGHTNWVLDKAIYPEGHPYNWQVIGELVDLQSATIDDVKEFYDKYYGPNNATLVLAGDFETEEAKALIEKYFGEIKRRQEVEPLKPQPVILAETKRFYHEDNFATAPQLNIVWPTLQQYTDDAYALDFLGQLLSQGKKAPMYKVLVEEKELTSRVGAYNNSQEIAGEFHISVTANSGKNLAEVEEAIFEAFKRFEEESITDGDVERLKASEETNFYNGISSVLGKSFQLAQYNVFAGDPGFITEDIENIKAVTKEDVIRVYNTYIKDKPFVLTSFVPKGQLELAAKDCVIAAVVEEEIKENVDVEVAERNSEVIKTPSSFDRSIEPGQGPSPKLNIPASWTALLANEMEVLGIEQTELPLVNFSLVIDGGHLLDTFDKNGVANLMTDIMMEGTANKTPQELEEAIELLGASINMFTGRESITVSGNTLVRNFEKTMDLVEEILLEPRWDEEELKRIKLSTINSIKRSAANPNVVANNVANKLLYGEKHIFAYPTSGTEESVESIAMDDLKTFYEKNFSPSVSKFHIVGNINKEQTLKVLTDLETKWAAKEVVIPTYPLPEDRDKASLYFVDIPNAKQSVINIGYLSMARTDPDYFSATVMNYKLGGSFSGNVNLILREEKGYTYGARTGFSGTKIPGTFSASSSVRTNTTYESVQIFKEEIEKYKNGISQEDLDFTKSALIKSNARRFESQFSLLGMLQNMSAYDLPADYIADEERIIGAMTLEEHKRLANKHLDASKMGYLVVGDAATQFYKFKDAGFDEVILLDKDAKEVEVSKVKM; via the coding sequence ATGATCAATCTTAAACGAATCGCTTTGATGGCTGTAACATCATTTGGCTTATTGGCTTTTGTGGCTTGTAATTCTGATAAAACATCTGGGGATAAATTAGCAATCGAATTTGAAAAATATACACTTGATAATGGATTGCAAGTGGTATTGCATCACGACAAATCTGATCCAATTGTATCTGTAGCAATACAATATGGAGTAGGTTCTAACAGGGAAAAAACTGGACGTACTGGATTTGCTCACTTATTTGAGCACATGTTGTTCCAAGAATCAGAGAATGTTCCTCAGGACCAATTCTTTAAAAAAATACAGGATGCTGGAGGAACTCTTAATGGAGGAACTTGGAAAGATGGAACCATTTATTACGAAGTAGTTCCAAACAATGCTCTCGAAATGGTAATGTGGCTTGAAAGTGACCGAATGGGTTATTTAATAAACACTGTTACTGAAGCAGCTTTTTATAACCAACAAGAAGTAGTGCAAAATGAGAAAAGACAACGTGTTGACAATAATCCTTATGGACATACCAATTGGGTATTGGACAAAGCAATTTATCCAGAAGGACACCCTTACAATTGGCAAGTAATTGGAGAGTTGGTAGACCTGCAAAGCGCTACAATTGATGATGTAAAGGAATTTTACGACAAATATTATGGACCAAATAATGCAACACTTGTATTGGCTGGAGATTTTGAAACTGAAGAAGCTAAAGCTTTAATAGAAAAATATTTTGGTGAAATTAAGCGTCGTCAAGAAGTTGAACCTTTAAAGCCACAACCAGTAATTTTGGCAGAAACTAAGCGTTTTTATCACGAAGACAACTTTGCAACTGCACCACAATTAAACATTGTTTGGCCAACATTGCAGCAATATACTGATGATGCCTATGCACTAGATTTCTTAGGTCAATTATTGTCTCAAGGAAAAAAAGCACCAATGTATAAAGTACTTGTTGAAGAAAAAGAATTAACATCAAGAGTTGGAGCTTACAATAATTCGCAAGAAATAGCTGGTGAATTCCATATTAGTGTAACAGCAAATTCCGGTAAAAATTTAGCTGAAGTTGAAGAAGCAATTTTTGAGGCATTCAAGAGATTTGAAGAAGAAAGCATAACAGATGGAGACGTTGAACGCCTTAAAGCTAGTGAAGAAACCAATTTTTACAATGGTATAAGCAGTGTTTTAGGTAAGTCCTTTCAGTTGGCGCAATATAATGTATTTGCAGGAGACCCTGGGTTTATTACAGAAGATATAGAGAATATAAAAGCTGTAACTAAAGAAGATGTCATTAGAGTTTACAATACTTACATAAAGGATAAGCCTTTCGTGTTAACTAGTTTTGTACCTAAAGGGCAACTAGAATTGGCTGCTAAAGATTGTGTCATAGCTGCTGTTGTTGAAGAAGAGATTAAAGAGAATGTTGATGTTGAAGTAGCTGAACGTAACAGTGAAGTTATAAAAACACCTTCAAGTTTTGATCGTTCGATAGAGCCTGGACAAGGGCCTTCACCTAAGCTAAATATTCCAGCATCTTGGACTGCTTTATTAGCAAATGAAATGGAAGTATTAGGTATTGAGCAAACAGAGTTGCCTCTTGTTAACTTTAGTTTGGTTATTGATGGTGGCCATTTATTGGATACTTTTGATAAAAATGGAGTGGCTAATTTAATGACCGACATAATGATGGAGGGTACGGCAAATAAAACGCCTCAAGAATTAGAAGAAGCCATTGAGCTTTTAGGAGCTTCAATTAACATGTTTACTGGAAGAGAATCAATTACTGTTTCTGGTAATACTTTGGTGAGAAACTTTGAAAAAACCATGGATTTGGTTGAAGAGATATTGCTTGAACCTCGTTGGGATGAAGAAGAATTGAAACGTATAAAATTAAGTACAATTAATAGTATAAAGCGTTCTGCTGCTAACCCAAATGTGGTTGCAAATAATGTTGCTAACAAATTGCTTTATGGTGAAAAACATATCTTTGCTTATCCAACATCTGGTACTGAAGAGTCCGTGGAGTCTATTGCTATGGATGACTTGAAAACGTTTTATGAAAAGAATTTTTCGCCATCTGTTAGTAAGTTTCACATCGTAGGAAATATCAATAAAGAACAAACTCTAAAAGTATTGACTGATTTGGAAACAAAATGGGCTGCTAAAGAAGTTGTGATTCCTACCTATCCGTTACCTGAAGATAGAGATAAGGCATCTTTATATTTTGTTGATATTCCAAATGCAAAACAATCAGTTATTAATATTGGTTATTTATCCATGGCTCGTACAGATCCTGATTATTTTTCAGCAACAGTTATGAATTACAAATTAGGTGGTTCATTCTCTGGAAATGTAAACTTGATTTTGCGTGAAGAAAAAGGATATACCTATGGAGCGCGTACAGGCTTTAGTGGAACAAAAATACCTGGAACTTTTTCAGCATCTTCAAGTGTAAGAACAAATACAACGTATGAATCTGTTCAAATCTTTAAAGAAGAAATTGAAAAATATAAAAATGGGATTTCTCAAGAAGATTTAGATTTTACAAAAAGCGCATTAATTAAATCAAATGCGCGTCGTTTTGAATCGCAATTCTCATTATTGGGAATGCTTCAAAACATGAGTGCTTATGATTTACCAGCAGATTATATTGCTGATGAAGAGCGCATTATTGGAGCAATGACTTTAGAAGAGCACAAAAGGCTTGCAAATAAACATTTAGATGCTTCTAAGATGGGTTATTTAGTAGTTGGTGATGCAGCTACTCAATTTTATAAATTTAAAGATGCTGGCTTTGATGAAGTCATTCTTTTAGATAAGGATGCTAAAGAAGTTGAAGTGTCGAAAGTTAAAATGTAA